In Denticeps clupeoides chromosome 1, fDenClu1.1, whole genome shotgun sequence, a single window of DNA contains:
- the vangl2 gene encoding vang-like protein 2 isoform X2, whose product MDNESQYSGYSYKSSHSRSSRKHRDRRDRHRSKSRDSSSRGDKSVTIQAPGEPLLDTESTRGDDRDDNWGETTTVVTGTSEHSVSNEDLTRASKELEDSSPLECRRFAGPVLSGVLGLFALLTPLAFLLLPQLLWRDGLEPCGTPCEGLYVSLAFKLLVLLISSWALFLRPPRATLPRFFVFRCLLMALVFLFVASYWLFYGVRVLEPRERDYRGIVGYAVSLVDALLFIQYLALVLLEVRQLQPAFCLKVVRTTDGASRFYNVGHLSIQRAAVWVLDQYYSDFPVYNPALLNLPKSILSKKMSGFKVYSLGEENSTNNSTGQSRAMIAAAARRRDNSHNEYYYEEAEMERRIRKRKARLVVAVEEAFTHIKRLQDDETAASSPKHPREVMDPREAAQAIFAPMARAMQKYLRTTRQQPYHSMESIISHLQFCITHNMTPKAFLERYLTPGPTMQYQRENSRGRQWTLVSEEPVTSALRQGLVFSLRRLDFALVVTVTPLPFLHLGEEFIDPKSHKFVMRLQSETSV is encoded by the exons ATGGACAACGAGTCGCAGTACTCGGGCTACTCATACAAGTCGTCCCACTCGCGGAGCTCCAGGAAGCACAG GGACCGGAGGGACCGCCATCGCTCCAAAAGCAGGGACAGCAGCAGCCGCGGGGACAAGTCGGTCACCATCCAGGCCCCGGGAGAGCCGCTGCTGGACACCGAGTCGACCCGCGGTGACGACCGG GATGACAACTGGGGCGAGACCACCACGGTGGTGACGGGGACGTCCGAGCACAGCGTGTCCAACGAGGACCTGACGCGGGCCTCCAAGGAGCTGGAGGACTCGTCCCCGCTGGAATGCCGGCGCTTCGCGGGGCCGGTGCTGAGCGGCGTGCTGGGCCTGTTCGCCCTGCTCACGCCGCTGGccttcctgctgctgccgcaGCTGCTGTGGCGGGACGGCCTGGAGCCGTGCGGGACGCCCTGCGAGGGACTCTACGTCTCGCTGGCCTTcaagctgctggtgctgctcaTCTCGTCGTGGGCGCTGTTCCTGCGGCCGCCGCGCGCCACGCTGCCGCGCTTCTTCGTCTTCCGCTGCCTGCTGATGGCGCTGGTCTTCCTGTTCGTGGCGTCGTACTGGCTCTTCTACGGCGTGCGGGTGCTGGAGCCGCGGGAGCGCGACTACCGCGGCATCGTGGGCTACGCCGTGTCGCTGGTGGACGCGCTGCTCTTCATCCAGTACCtggcgctggtgctgctggaGGTGCGGCAGCTGCAGCCGGCGTTCTGCCTGAAGGTGGTGCGCACCACCGACGGGGCCAGCCGCTTCTACAACGTCGGGCACCTCAG TATCCAGCGAGCTGCGGTGTGGGTGCTGGACCAGTACTACAGCGACTTTCCCGTCTACAACCCCGCCCTGCTCAACCTGCCCAAATCCATCCTGTCCAAGAAGATGTCCGGCTTCAAGGTCTACTCTCTCGGGGAAG AAAACAGCACCAACAACTCCACGGGTCAGTCCCGGGCCATGATTGCAGCCGCCGCCCGTAGGCGAGACAACTCCCACAATGAGTACTACTACGAGGAGGCGGAGATGGAACGTAGGATCCGTAAACGCAAGGCCAG GCTGGTGGTGGCAGTAGAGGAAGCATTCACGCACATCAAGCGTCTGCAAGATGACGAGACGGCCGCTTCGTCGCCCAAGCACCCGCGGGAGGTGATGGATCCTCGGGAGGCGGCCCAAGCCATTTTCGCCCCGATGGCTCGCGCCATGCAGAAGTACCTGCGCACCACGAGGCAACAGCCCTACCACAGCATGGAGAGCATCATCTCCCATCTGCAGTTCTGCATCACCCACAACATGACGCCCAAG GCCTTCCTGGAGCGCTATCTCACCCCTGGTCCCACTATGCAGTACCAGCGTGAGAACAGCAGGGGCCGCCAGTGGACTCTGGTGAGCGAGGAGCCCGTGACGTCAGCCCTACGCCAGGGCCTGGTCTTCTCGCTGCGCCGCCTGGACTTCGCCTTGGTAGTCACGGTGACGCCCCTCCCCTTCCTGCACCTGGGGGAGGAGTTCATCGACCCCAAGAGCCACAAGTTTGTCATGAGGCTGCAGTCAGAAACGTCCGTGTAG
- the vangl2 gene encoding vang-like protein 2 isoform X1, which produces MGAEKTEIRPSSASPPTSKIDSLRSKVELLKLPLALSSKTLTERKTQLGGARRGTGGGGAHKPRPPAPDMDNESQYSGYSYKSSHSRSSRKHRDRRDRHRSKSRDSSSRGDKSVTIQAPGEPLLDTESTRGDDRDDNWGETTTVVTGTSEHSVSNEDLTRASKELEDSSPLECRRFAGPVLSGVLGLFALLTPLAFLLLPQLLWRDGLEPCGTPCEGLYVSLAFKLLVLLISSWALFLRPPRATLPRFFVFRCLLMALVFLFVASYWLFYGVRVLEPRERDYRGIVGYAVSLVDALLFIQYLALVLLEVRQLQPAFCLKVVRTTDGASRFYNVGHLSIQRAAVWVLDQYYSDFPVYNPALLNLPKSILSKKMSGFKVYSLGEENSTNNSTGQSRAMIAAAARRRDNSHNEYYYEEAEMERRIRKRKARLVVAVEEAFTHIKRLQDDETAASSPKHPREVMDPREAAQAIFAPMARAMQKYLRTTRQQPYHSMESIISHLQFCITHNMTPKAFLERYLTPGPTMQYQRENSRGRQWTLVSEEPVTSALRQGLVFSLRRLDFALVVTVTPLPFLHLGEEFIDPKSHKFVMRLQSETSV; this is translated from the exons ATGGGAGCGGAGAAGACGGAAATAC GTCCGTCCTCCGCCTCTCCTCCAACCTCCAAGATAGATTCTCTCAGGAGCAAGGTTGAGCTGCTGAAGCTGCCGCTGGCCCTCTCCTCGAAGACCCTCACTGAACGGAAGACTCAGCTGGGCGGAGCCAGGCGTGGCACGGGGGGAGGAGGGGCCCACAAACCCCGCCCGCCAGCCCCAGACATGGACAACGAGTCGCAGTACTCGGGCTACTCATACAAGTCGTCCCACTCGCGGAGCTCCAGGAAGCACAG GGACCGGAGGGACCGCCATCGCTCCAAAAGCAGGGACAGCAGCAGCCGCGGGGACAAGTCGGTCACCATCCAGGCCCCGGGAGAGCCGCTGCTGGACACCGAGTCGACCCGCGGTGACGACCGG GATGACAACTGGGGCGAGACCACCACGGTGGTGACGGGGACGTCCGAGCACAGCGTGTCCAACGAGGACCTGACGCGGGCCTCCAAGGAGCTGGAGGACTCGTCCCCGCTGGAATGCCGGCGCTTCGCGGGGCCGGTGCTGAGCGGCGTGCTGGGCCTGTTCGCCCTGCTCACGCCGCTGGccttcctgctgctgccgcaGCTGCTGTGGCGGGACGGCCTGGAGCCGTGCGGGACGCCCTGCGAGGGACTCTACGTCTCGCTGGCCTTcaagctgctggtgctgctcaTCTCGTCGTGGGCGCTGTTCCTGCGGCCGCCGCGCGCCACGCTGCCGCGCTTCTTCGTCTTCCGCTGCCTGCTGATGGCGCTGGTCTTCCTGTTCGTGGCGTCGTACTGGCTCTTCTACGGCGTGCGGGTGCTGGAGCCGCGGGAGCGCGACTACCGCGGCATCGTGGGCTACGCCGTGTCGCTGGTGGACGCGCTGCTCTTCATCCAGTACCtggcgctggtgctgctggaGGTGCGGCAGCTGCAGCCGGCGTTCTGCCTGAAGGTGGTGCGCACCACCGACGGGGCCAGCCGCTTCTACAACGTCGGGCACCTCAG TATCCAGCGAGCTGCGGTGTGGGTGCTGGACCAGTACTACAGCGACTTTCCCGTCTACAACCCCGCCCTGCTCAACCTGCCCAAATCCATCCTGTCCAAGAAGATGTCCGGCTTCAAGGTCTACTCTCTCGGGGAAG AAAACAGCACCAACAACTCCACGGGTCAGTCCCGGGCCATGATTGCAGCCGCCGCCCGTAGGCGAGACAACTCCCACAATGAGTACTACTACGAGGAGGCGGAGATGGAACGTAGGATCCGTAAACGCAAGGCCAG GCTGGTGGTGGCAGTAGAGGAAGCATTCACGCACATCAAGCGTCTGCAAGATGACGAGACGGCCGCTTCGTCGCCCAAGCACCCGCGGGAGGTGATGGATCCTCGGGAGGCGGCCCAAGCCATTTTCGCCCCGATGGCTCGCGCCATGCAGAAGTACCTGCGCACCACGAGGCAACAGCCCTACCACAGCATGGAGAGCATCATCTCCCATCTGCAGTTCTGCATCACCCACAACATGACGCCCAAG GCCTTCCTGGAGCGCTATCTCACCCCTGGTCCCACTATGCAGTACCAGCGTGAGAACAGCAGGGGCCGCCAGTGGACTCTGGTGAGCGAGGAGCCCGTGACGTCAGCCCTACGCCAGGGCCTGGTCTTCTCGCTGCGCCGCCTGGACTTCGCCTTGGTAGTCACGGTGACGCCCCTCCCCTTCCTGCACCTGGGGGAGGAGTTCATCGACCCCAAGAGCCACAAGTTTGTCATGAGGCTGCAGTCAGAAACGTCCGTGTAG